One genomic segment of Schistosoma haematobium chromosome 6, whole genome shotgun sequence includes these proteins:
- a CDS encoding hypothetical protein (SECRETED:SignalP(1-23)) translates to MRYIKMLIMMLMVHIAMIQFVESAVDTFNGEKKSEKENEGMDPTDLKEEKDGAFYANAPKIGPEVDDHRPNPDDPRLRIQPPSGVGIPQPPVPHDRLPKTGGLPHLPYLAVVVRILAAFHNLPCLTIVFRKLAAFPTSRISRSSSENWRHSSTSRISRSSRKCVRYILNLLMLTANVKRVNEHSVYLKFTS, encoded by the exons ATGAGATATATCAAGATGCTCATCATGATGCTTATGGTGCACATTGCAATGATCCAGTTCGTTGAGTCAGCTGTTGATACCTTCAATGGCGAGAAAA AATCAGAGAAGGAAAATGAAGGAATGGACCCGACCGAtttaaaagaggaaaaagatgGAGCATTTTATGCTAATGCCCCTAAAATAGGTCCCGAAGTTGATGATCATCGTCCGAATCCTGATGACCCTCGACTACGCATTCAACCTCCCAGTGGTGTCGGCATTCCACAACCTCCCGTGCCTCACGATCGTCTTCCGAAAACTGGCGGCCTTCCCCACCTCCCGTATCTCGCGGTCGTCGTCCGAATACTGGCGGCATTCCACAACCTCCCGTGCCTCACGATCGTCTTCCGAAAACTGGCGGCCTTCCCCACCTCCCGTATCTCACGGTCGTCGTCCGAAAACTGGCGGCATTCCTCAACCTCCCGTATCTCACGGTCATCTCGCAAATGCGTGAGATATATCCTAAACCTCCTGATGTTGACGGCAAACGTGAAACGAGTGAATGAACATTCTGTTTATTTAAAGTTTACTTCTTAA